Proteins encoded in a region of the Streptomyces sp. NBC_01471 genome:
- a CDS encoding HoxN/HupN/NixA family nickel/cobalt transporter — MTLPDSAAFAWRREDTVRTAGLLGVIAALHAVAFGVLFLLVEPGHYEVGSKAFGVGLGITAYTLGMRHAFDADHIAAIDNTTRKLMADGKRPVSVGFWFALGHSSVVVAMAALVAGGARLAGVLMNEGSDAHQVLGVVGTSVSGSFLYLIAALNLVALVGILRVFKEMRAGRYDEAELESHLNSRGFMNRILGRFTKSITRPGQMYPLGFLFGLGFDTATEVALMVMAGSGAAAGLPWYAVLCLPLLFAAGMSLFDTLDGTFMNFAYQWAFSNPVRKVFYNLAITGLSIAVAFLIGTIELISVLHDKLDLQDAVTDWIAGLDLGNVGYLIVALFVVVWAAALAYWRIAKVEERWTVRASDSG; from the coding sequence ATGACCCTGCCCGATTCCGCCGCGTTCGCCTGGCGGCGCGAGGACACCGTACGTACCGCCGGGCTCCTGGGGGTGATAGCCGCCCTCCACGCCGTTGCGTTCGGCGTGCTGTTCCTGCTGGTCGAGCCAGGCCACTACGAGGTCGGATCCAAGGCGTTCGGGGTCGGTCTCGGCATCACCGCGTACACACTCGGGATGCGGCACGCCTTCGACGCCGACCATATCGCCGCCATCGACAACACCACACGCAAACTCATGGCCGACGGGAAACGCCCGGTCTCGGTGGGCTTCTGGTTCGCGCTGGGGCACTCCAGTGTGGTGGTGGCCATGGCGGCGCTGGTCGCCGGAGGAGCCCGGCTCGCCGGGGTCCTCATGAACGAGGGCTCGGACGCGCACCAGGTGCTGGGCGTCGTCGGCACGAGCGTCTCCGGCTCCTTCCTGTACCTCATCGCGGCGCTCAACCTGGTTGCCCTCGTGGGCATTCTGCGGGTCTTCAAGGAGATGCGCGCGGGACGCTACGACGAGGCCGAACTCGAATCGCACCTGAACTCGCGCGGGTTCATGAACCGCATCCTCGGCCGCTTCACCAAGTCCATCACCAGGCCGGGCCAGATGTACCCGCTGGGCTTCCTCTTCGGCCTGGGCTTCGACACCGCCACCGAGGTCGCCCTCATGGTGATGGCGGGCAGCGGCGCCGCCGCGGGCCTGCCCTGGTACGCCGTCCTCTGCCTGCCGCTGCTGTTCGCGGCCGGAATGAGCCTCTTCGACACGCTCGACGGCACCTTCATGAACTTCGCGTACCAGTGGGCCTTCTCCAACCCGGTGCGCAAGGTGTTCTACAACCTCGCCATCACGGGCCTGTCGATCGCCGTCGCGTTCCTCATCGGCACGATCGAACTGATCAGCGTGCTGCACGACAAGCTCGACCTCCAGGACGCGGTCACCGACTGGATAGCGGGCCTCGACCTCGGGAACGTGGGCTATCTCATCGTCGCCCTCTTCGTCGTCGTGTGGGCTGCCGCGCTCGCCTACTGGCGCATCGCCAAGGTGGAGGAGAGGTGGACGGTCCGCGCCTCCGACAGCGGCTGA
- the cobN gene encoding cobaltochelatase subunit CobN produces the protein MLLLLSTSDTDLLSARAADGPVAYRFANPARLQLTDLPALLEGADLVVVRLLGGIRAWQEGLDLLLADGRPVVVLTGEQAPDAQLMEASTVPVGIAAEAHAYLAHGGPANLDQLARFLSDTVLLTGHGFEPPAPAPSWGPLDRTARTTDGPTVAVLYYRAHHMSGNTAFVAALCEAVEDTGGRALPLYVASLRAPEPELIETLRAADVIVTTVLAAGGTKPAQASAGGDDESWDAGALTALDVPILQALCLTGSRAVWEENDEGVSPLDAASQIAVPEFDGRLITVPFSFKEIDQDGLPAYVVDPERAARVAGIAVRHARLRHIAPADKRLALVLSAYPTKHSRIGNAVGLDTPASAVALLRRLRDQGYDFGPRDVPGLASGDGDELIRALIEAGGHDQEWLTDEQLARNPVRIPAADYRRWYATLPAGLRANVEEHWGPAPGEMFLDRSRNPEGDIVLAALRHGNLLVLIQPPRGFGENPIAIYHDPDLPPSHHYLAAYRWIAASADDGGFGADAMIHLGKHGNLEWLPGKNAGLSAACGPDAALGDLPLIYPFLVNDPGEGTQAKRRVHATLVDHLVPPMARADSYGDIARLEQLLDEYAQIASMDPAKLPAIRAQIWTLIQAAKLDHDLGLENRPDDEGFDDFIFHVDGWLCEIKDAQIRDGLHVLGNPPAGADRVNLVLAILRARQIWGGTASLPGLREALGLDEANATRTAADAAEEQARVLVEAMEAADWDPEAAVKVADGHPQAVADILGFAAREVVPRLAATTDEIDHALHALDGGFVPAGPSGSPLRGLVNVLPTGRNFYSVDPKAIPSRLAWETGQLLADSLLERYRTDNGEWPTSVGLSLWGTSAMRTSGDDVAEALALLGIRPVWDDASRRVTGLEPVPLDELGRPRIDVTLRISGFFRDAFPHTIGLLDDAVRLAASLDEPDGQNYVRAHTRADLAEHGDERRATTRIFGSRPGTYGAGILQLIDSRDWRTDADLAEVYTVWGGYAYGRELDGRPARAEMETAYKRITVAAKNTDTREHDIADSDDYFQYHGGMVATVRALRGSAPEAYIGDSTRPETVRTRTLVEETSRVFRARVVNPRWIEAMRRHGYKGAFELAATVDYLFGYDATTGVVADWMYDKLTETYVLDPVNRDFLQQANPWALHGIAERLLEAESRGMWAEPDPATLEALRQVYLETEGNLEGED, from the coding sequence ATGCTCCTGCTCCTGTCGACGTCCGACACCGACCTGCTCAGCGCCCGTGCCGCTGACGGCCCGGTGGCTTACCGCTTCGCCAACCCGGCCCGCCTCCAGCTCACCGACCTGCCCGCGCTCCTCGAAGGCGCCGACCTGGTCGTGGTACGCCTCCTCGGCGGCATCCGCGCCTGGCAGGAGGGCCTCGACCTGCTCCTGGCGGACGGGCGCCCGGTCGTCGTCCTCACCGGCGAGCAGGCCCCCGACGCCCAGTTGATGGAGGCGTCGACCGTCCCGGTCGGAATCGCCGCCGAGGCCCATGCCTATTTGGCACACGGCGGGCCCGCCAACCTCGACCAGCTCGCCCGTTTCCTCTCCGACACCGTGCTCCTCACCGGCCACGGCTTCGAGCCCCCGGCGCCCGCGCCCAGCTGGGGCCCGCTGGACCGCACCGCCCGCACCACGGACGGGCCGACTGTCGCGGTGCTCTACTACCGGGCCCACCACATGAGCGGCAACACCGCCTTCGTGGCCGCCCTCTGCGAGGCCGTCGAGGACACCGGGGGCCGGGCCCTGCCGCTCTACGTCGCCTCGCTGCGCGCCCCCGAGCCGGAGCTGATCGAAACGCTGCGCGCGGCGGACGTCATCGTGACCACCGTCCTGGCCGCCGGCGGAACGAAGCCCGCCCAGGCCTCCGCCGGGGGCGACGACGAGTCCTGGGACGCGGGCGCCCTCACCGCCCTGGACGTCCCCATCCTCCAGGCGCTCTGCCTCACGGGTTCACGGGCCGTCTGGGAGGAGAACGACGAGGGCGTGTCGCCGCTGGACGCGGCCAGCCAGATCGCCGTACCCGAGTTCGACGGCCGGCTGATCACGGTGCCCTTCTCCTTCAAGGAGATCGACCAGGACGGGCTCCCCGCCTATGTCGTCGACCCCGAACGGGCCGCCCGCGTCGCCGGGATCGCCGTGCGCCACGCGCGGCTGCGGCACATAGCCCCCGCCGACAAACGCCTGGCCCTGGTGCTCTCCGCGTACCCCACCAAGCACTCCAGGATCGGCAACGCCGTCGGCCTGGACACCCCCGCGAGCGCCGTCGCCCTGCTGCGCCGGCTCCGCGACCAGGGGTACGACTTCGGTCCGCGGGACGTCCCCGGTCTCGCCTCCGGTGACGGCGACGAACTGATCCGCGCGCTGATCGAGGCCGGCGGCCACGACCAGGAGTGGCTCACCGATGAGCAGCTCGCCCGGAACCCCGTCCGTATCCCCGCCGCCGACTACCGGCGCTGGTACGCCACGCTCCCCGCCGGACTCCGTGCGAACGTGGAGGAGCACTGGGGCCCGGCGCCCGGCGAGATGTTCCTCGACCGCAGCCGCAACCCCGAGGGCGACATCGTGCTCGCCGCCCTGCGCCACGGCAATCTGCTGGTCCTCATCCAGCCGCCGCGCGGATTCGGCGAGAACCCCATCGCGATCTACCACGACCCCGATCTGCCGCCCTCGCACCACTACTTGGCCGCGTACCGCTGGATCGCCGCCTCCGCGGACGACGGCGGCTTCGGCGCGGACGCCATGATCCACCTCGGCAAGCACGGAAACCTGGAGTGGCTGCCCGGCAAGAACGCGGGCCTTTCCGCCGCGTGCGGTCCCGACGCGGCCCTGGGTGATCTTCCGCTCATCTACCCGTTCCTGGTGAACGACCCGGGCGAGGGGACCCAGGCCAAGCGCCGCGTCCACGCCACGCTGGTCGACCACCTGGTCCCGCCGATGGCCCGCGCCGACTCGTACGGCGACATCGCGCGCCTGGAGCAACTCCTCGACGAGTACGCCCAGATCGCCTCCATGGACCCGGCGAAGCTCCCCGCGATCCGGGCCCAGATCTGGACGCTCATCCAGGCCGCCAAACTCGACCATGACCTGGGCCTGGAGAACCGGCCCGACGACGAGGGCTTCGACGACTTCATCTTCCACGTCGACGGGTGGCTGTGCGAGATCAAGGACGCGCAGATCCGTGACGGACTGCACGTCCTGGGCAACCCGCCCGCCGGAGCCGACCGGGTCAACCTGGTGCTCGCCATCCTGCGCGCCCGACAGATCTGGGGCGGCACCGCCTCACTGCCGGGGCTGCGCGAAGCGCTGGGCCTGGACGAGGCCAACGCCACCCGTACCGCGGCCGACGCGGCGGAGGAGCAGGCGCGGGTCCTCGTCGAGGCGATGGAAGCGGCGGACTGGGATCCGGAGGCCGCCGTCAAGGTCGCCGACGGCCACCCGCAGGCAGTGGCCGACATCCTCGGCTTCGCGGCCCGCGAGGTCGTTCCGCGGCTGGCTGCCACCACCGACGAGATCGACCACGCCCTCCACGCGCTGGACGGCGGATTCGTCCCCGCCGGGCCCTCCGGCTCCCCGCTGCGCGGCCTGGTCAACGTCCTGCCGACCGGCCGCAACTTCTACTCCGTCGACCCCAAGGCCATCCCGTCCCGGCTCGCCTGGGAGACCGGACAGCTGCTCGCCGATTCGCTCCTGGAGCGCTACCGCACCGACAACGGCGAGTGGCCCACCTCCGTGGGGCTCTCCCTGTGGGGCACCAGCGCGATGCGCACCTCGGGCGACGACGTGGCCGAAGCCCTCGCACTGCTCGGTATCCGCCCGGTGTGGGACGACGCCTCACGCCGGGTCACCGGCCTTGAGCCGGTGCCGCTCGACGAGCTGGGCCGTCCCCGCATCGACGTCACCCTGCGCATCTCGGGCTTCTTCCGGGACGCCTTCCCGCACACCATCGGCCTCCTGGACGACGCGGTACGGCTGGCCGCATCCCTCGACGAGCCCGACGGGCAGAACTACGTACGCGCCCACACCCGGGCCGACCTCGCCGAGCACGGCGACGAACGCCGGGCCACCACCCGGATCTTCGGCTCGCGGCCGGGTACCTACGGTGCCGGAATCCTCCAGCTCATCGACAGCCGCGACTGGCGCACCGACGCGGATCTCGCCGAGGTGTACACGGTGTGGGGCGGCTACGCCTACGGCCGGGAACTGGACGGCCGCCCGGCCCGCGCCGAGATGGAGACGGCGTACAAGCGGATCACCGTCGCCGCGAAGAACACGGACACCCGCGAGCACGACATCGCGGACTCCGACGACTACTTCCAGTACCACGGCGGCATGGTCGCCACCGTCCGGGCCCTGCGCGGGAGCGCCCCGGAGGCGTACATCGGAGACTCCACCCGCCCCGAGACCGTCCGCACCCGCACGCTCGTCGAGGAGACCTCACGGGTCTTCCGCGCGCGGGTGGTCAACCCCCGCTGGATCGAGGCGATGCGCCGCCACGGTTACAAGGGCGCCTTCGAACTCGCCGCCACCGTCGACTACCTCTTCGGGTACGACGCCACCACCGGTGTCGTCGCCGACTGGATGTACGACAAGCTCACCGAGACGTACGTACTCGACCCGGTCAACCGCGACTTCCTCCAGCAGGCCAACCCCTGGGCCCTGCACGGGATCGCGGAACGCCTCCTGGAGGCGGAGTCCCGCGGTATGTGGGCAGAGCCCGACCCCGCGACGCTCGAAGCGCTGCGCCAGGTGTACCTGGAGACCGAAGGGAATCTGGAGGGCGAGGACTGA